The Pseudomonadota bacterium nucleotide sequence CCTGGGCGATCGACAACGGCGTTGAATACAGGTCCTGGGGGAGGGGGAGCTCAACGGTGGTGAGGGACGGCGGCATCTCCGGCATCGTCATCGGGCTCGGCGGGGAGTTCGAGGGGGCGGAGATCAGGGAGCAGCGCAGGGATGAGGCGCTGGTCTCTGCCGGCAGCGCATGCGCTGCGAGGGCGCTCTGCGAGATGTGCGCAGCCAGGGGCCTTGCCGTGCCCGATCGGATCTCCGGTTCGTGCGGCACCGCAGGCGGAGCCCTGTTTTCAGGCAGGGGCGACGACGCCCCCGGGTTCGTCGATTCGGTCGAGGAGGTCACCATAGTGACCAAGGAGGGGAGGGAGCTCACCCTGCGCGGCGGGGCGCTCCGCTTCGAGACGGGGGCGCTGAAGGTGCCGCGCACCTCCGTCGTGGTCAGGGCGATCTTCAGGCTCAAGGCGGCCGGCGAACAGGCCGTGATCCGTCCCGCGCCGAAGGACATGCGTATCTCGCATGTGTTTTCGAGCGGCTGCAAGACCTGCGCGTCGGCGCTCATAGACGAAGCGGGGCTGAGGGGGGTGCGCGTCGGAGGCGCGAGGGTGGCGATCGACGACCCGAACGCGATCGTCAACGAGGGCAACGCCACGGCACGGGACATCCTGGTGCTCATGAGCCTCATCCGCGATCGGGTGAGGGAATTCACAGGCGTCACCCTCGAGCATGCGATCGAGATAACAGGCGAGAGGTGACGGCGAGACGCTGATCACGGGTTACGGATCGCGAGGTTTTTTATGACCGGGAGATGGAAAGGCAAAAGGGTGGCGGTGCTCATGGGGGGGGTCTCCAGGGAGAGGGAGATATCCTTGAGGACAGGCTCCGCCATATCGGCCGCGCTCAGGCGTCAGGGATGCGAGGTCGTAGACATCGACGTGGGCTGGGGCGCGGAGCTGGTCGGCGCGCTGGACAGGGCGAAGCCGGAGGTTGCGCTGATCGCGCTGCACGGCAAGTTCGGCGAGGACGGATGCGTGCAGGGGCTCCTCGAGATGATGAGGATACCCTACACCGGCGGGGGCGTGATGGCGTCCTCGGTGGGCATGGACAAGATC carries:
- a CDS encoding FAD-binding protein, yielding MSRQQRDALAALLPEGSVLFDEAMSRHSAAGVGGPAEAMVRADGIAGLKAVLAWAIDNGVEYRSWGRGSSTVVRDGGISGIVIGLGGEFEGAEIREQRRDEALVSAGSACAARALCEMCAARGLAVPDRISGSCGTAGGALFSGRGDDAPGFVDSVEEVTIVTKEGRELTLRGGALRFETGALKVPRTSVVVRAIFRLKAAGEQAVIRPAPKDMRISHVFSSGCKTCASALIDEAGLRGVRVGGARVAIDDPNAIVNEGNATARDILVLMSLIRDRVREFTGVTLEHAIEITGER